The following coding sequences are from one Triticum aestivum cultivar Chinese Spring chromosome 5A, IWGSC CS RefSeq v2.1, whole genome shotgun sequence window:
- the LOC123105473 gene encoding uncharacterized protein isoform X1 — MVRVRVRITEEAEAAALFPIPISIPMPIPITTGGKKIREEAEAEAAPLFPTRIPIGMASGGGGAPWADGAFPDWVMLNRIGRTKSYDGICAVREAVNQNKTAAAIHMASGRSCYVSFALADPPEGVSYFDLHWPEKEASATRPACPYVRATDEDLVLFHISIPSQTRYFNIASDLFVYTAAGPSPSVQQLPRYTKDRKRPFLMDKFATGILQLAPDCYIVADLNVYPKKSDTGNNPMLVELCIFNSEKGHWGTICNRPAPRPHDQSNVQFPFLWSTDDVLALDGRFLCWVDYFSGVLISDFSDTCSPVLHFVPFPGGKEYHDDVRVERYFSGRFQSVSVSQGMLRFVHIDNDFHERIHGGHRHLLERRQGQHPRQKITIWDLNMMSKFKWELHRVIYLDSVWGSSGYQELHIPRRLPEFPIISADDPDIVCCLLREEEFHGEAWMIMVDMKQAHVQSCTPYINQQSCYAKSVDVDVDVQARKSRFANVPLLPAVFSRHLERPTGMLWNNDKLAPHPSKKSKFAR, encoded by the exons atggttagggttagggttaggattacggaggaggcggaggcggctgcttTATTCCCGATCCCGATCTCAATCCCGATGCCGATCCCCATTACCACCGGAGGAAAAAAGATtagggaggaggcggaggcggaggcggctcctTTATTCCCGACGCGGATCCCGATCGGCATGGCCAGCGGAGGCGGAGGAGCGCCATGGGCGGACGGTGCCTTCCCCGATTGGGTGATGCTGAACCGCATCGGCCGCACCAAGTCCTACGACGGCATATGCGCTGTTCGTGAGGCCGTCAACCAGAACAAGACCGCCGCTGCAATTCACATGGCCAGCGGCCGCTCCTGCTACGTGTCCTTCGCCCTCGCGGACCCTCCAGAAGGGGTCTCCTACTTCGACCTCCACTGGCCGGAGAAAGAGGCCTCAGCCACCCGGCCCGCCTGTCCCTACGTCCGGGCAACTGACGAGGACCTCGTCCTCTTCCACATCTCCATCCCGAGCCAGACTCGCTACTTCAACATCGCGTCAGATCTGTTCGTCTACACGGCCGCCGGTCCTTCCCCCTCGGTGCAGCAGCTCCCTCGGTACACCAAGGACAGGAAAAGGCCGTTCCTGATGGATAAATTCGCCACAGGCATCCTGCAGCTCGCGCCGGACTGCTACATTGTTGCCGACCTTAATGTCTACCCCAAAAAAAGCGACACTGGCAATAATCCCATGCTTGTTGAACTCTGCATCTTCAACTCCGAGAAAGGACATTGGGGAACCATCTGCAACAGGCCTGCCCCGCGGCCGCATGACCAGAGCAATGTCCAGTTCCCCTTCCTGTGGTCAACTGACGATGTGCTCGCTCTTGATGGTCGTTTTCTGTGCTGGGTAGACTACTTCAGCGGTGTCCTAATATCTGACTTCTCAGATACATGCTCCCCTGTGCTTCACTTCGTGCCTTTCCCCGGGGGAAAAGAGTACCATGATGACGTACGGGTTGAAAGATACTTCTCCGGGAGATTCCAAAGTGTGTCCGTCAGCCAAGGCATGCTGCGCTTTGTCCACATTGACAATGACTTCCATGAGAGAATCCATGGTGgccatcgtcaccttcttgagagaAGACAAGGGCAGCACCCTCGCCAAAAGATCACCATTTGGGATTTGAACATGATGTCCAAGTTCAAGTGGGAGCTCCATCGTGTGATCTACCTGGATTCTGTCTGGGGTAGCTCTGGTTACCAGGAGCTGCACATACCTCGCCGTCTTCCTGAGTTCCCAATCATCAGTGCGGATGACCCGGATATTGTATGCTGCCTTTTAAGGGAGGAGGAATTTCACGGTGAGGCGTGGATGATCATGGTTGACATGAAACAGGCACATGTTCAGTCATGTACTCCATATATCAATCAACAGTCCTGCTATGCTAAGTCTGTGGATGTGGATGTGGATGTGCAAGCTCGCAAAAGCCGTTTTGCTAATGTGCCCCTACTTCCAGCTGTCTTCTCCAGACACCTTGAAAGGCCAACTG GGATGCTATGGAACAACGACAAGCTTGCACCTCATCCTTCAAAGAAGAGTAAGTTTGCAAGGTAA
- the LOC123105473 gene encoding uncharacterized protein isoform X2 — MVRVRVRITEEAEAAALFPIPISIPMPIPITTGGKKIREEAEAEAAPLFPTRIPIGMASGGGGAPWADGAFPDWVMLNRIGRTKSYDGICAVREAVNQNKTAAAIHMASGRSCYVSFALADPPEGVSYFDLHWPEKEASATRPACPYVRATDEDLVLFHISIPSQTRYFNIASDLFVYTAAGPSPSVQQLPRYTKDRKRPFLMDKFATGILQLAPDCYIVADLNVYPKKSDTGNNPMLVELCIFNSEKGHWGTICNRPAPRPHDQSNVQFPFLWSTDDVLALDGRFLCWVDYFSGVLISDFSDTCSPVLHFVPFPGGKEYHDDVRVERYFSGRFQSVSVSQGMLRFVHIDNDFHERIHGGHRHLLERRQGQHPRQKITIWDLNMMSKFKWELHRVIYLDSVWGSSGYQELHIPRRLPEFPIISADDPDIVCCLLREEEFHGEAWMIMVDMKQAHVQSCTPYINQQSCYAKSVDVDVDVQARKSRFANVPLLPAVFSRHLERPTGN, encoded by the coding sequence atggttagggttagggttaggattacggaggaggcggaggcggctgcttTATTCCCGATCCCGATCTCAATCCCGATGCCGATCCCCATTACCACCGGAGGAAAAAAGATtagggaggaggcggaggcggaggcggctcctTTATTCCCGACGCGGATCCCGATCGGCATGGCCAGCGGAGGCGGAGGAGCGCCATGGGCGGACGGTGCCTTCCCCGATTGGGTGATGCTGAACCGCATCGGCCGCACCAAGTCCTACGACGGCATATGCGCTGTTCGTGAGGCCGTCAACCAGAACAAGACCGCCGCTGCAATTCACATGGCCAGCGGCCGCTCCTGCTACGTGTCCTTCGCCCTCGCGGACCCTCCAGAAGGGGTCTCCTACTTCGACCTCCACTGGCCGGAGAAAGAGGCCTCAGCCACCCGGCCCGCCTGTCCCTACGTCCGGGCAACTGACGAGGACCTCGTCCTCTTCCACATCTCCATCCCGAGCCAGACTCGCTACTTCAACATCGCGTCAGATCTGTTCGTCTACACGGCCGCCGGTCCTTCCCCCTCGGTGCAGCAGCTCCCTCGGTACACCAAGGACAGGAAAAGGCCGTTCCTGATGGATAAATTCGCCACAGGCATCCTGCAGCTCGCGCCGGACTGCTACATTGTTGCCGACCTTAATGTCTACCCCAAAAAAAGCGACACTGGCAATAATCCCATGCTTGTTGAACTCTGCATCTTCAACTCCGAGAAAGGACATTGGGGAACCATCTGCAACAGGCCTGCCCCGCGGCCGCATGACCAGAGCAATGTCCAGTTCCCCTTCCTGTGGTCAACTGACGATGTGCTCGCTCTTGATGGTCGTTTTCTGTGCTGGGTAGACTACTTCAGCGGTGTCCTAATATCTGACTTCTCAGATACATGCTCCCCTGTGCTTCACTTCGTGCCTTTCCCCGGGGGAAAAGAGTACCATGATGACGTACGGGTTGAAAGATACTTCTCCGGGAGATTCCAAAGTGTGTCCGTCAGCCAAGGCATGCTGCGCTTTGTCCACATTGACAATGACTTCCATGAGAGAATCCATGGTGgccatcgtcaccttcttgagagaAGACAAGGGCAGCACCCTCGCCAAAAGATCACCATTTGGGATTTGAACATGATGTCCAAGTTCAAGTGGGAGCTCCATCGTGTGATCTACCTGGATTCTGTCTGGGGTAGCTCTGGTTACCAGGAGCTGCACATACCTCGCCGTCTTCCTGAGTTCCCAATCATCAGTGCGGATGACCCGGATATTGTATGCTGCCTTTTAAGGGAGGAGGAATTTCACGGTGAGGCGTGGATGATCATGGTTGACATGAAACAGGCACATGTTCAGTCATGTACTCCATATATCAATCAACAGTCCTGCTATGCTAAGTCTGTGGATGTGGATGTGGATGTGCAAGCTCGCAAAAGCCGTTTTGCTAATGTGCCCCTACTTCCAGCTGTCTTCTCCAGACACCTTGAAAGGCCAACTGGTAACTAG